The following proteins are encoded in a genomic region of Dyadobacter sp. UC 10:
- the can gene encoding carbonate dehydratase — protein sequence MELYEKLLTANKSWAAEQLNVDENYFMNLSQDQKPDFLWIGCSDSRVPAENLTGSHPGEMFVHRNVANLVVHTDMNMLSVLQYAVEVLKVKHILVVGHYQCGGVKASMTHQDLGLINSWLRNIKDVYEKHSAQLEVIPDEKLRFDRLVELNVLEQVKNLAETTIVQKAWHIGSELHLHGWVFGLHDGLIKTIIHMPPGTEVQGINKYEFD from the coding sequence ATGGAACTGTACGAAAAACTATTGACCGCCAACAAATCCTGGGCAGCCGAGCAGCTCAATGTGGATGAAAATTACTTTATGAACCTTTCTCAGGATCAAAAACCCGACTTTCTATGGATCGGCTGTTCCGACAGCAGGGTCCCCGCCGAAAACCTGACAGGCTCGCATCCAGGCGAAATGTTCGTGCACAGAAACGTCGCTAATCTGGTAGTTCACACGGATATGAATATGCTGAGCGTACTGCAATATGCGGTTGAGGTGCTGAAAGTCAAGCATATACTCGTTGTTGGGCATTATCAGTGCGGCGGGGTGAAGGCTTCCATGACACATCAGGATCTGGGTTTGATCAATAGCTGGCTGAGAAATATCAAAGACGTTTATGAAAAACATTCCGCCCAGCTGGAAGTGATACCTGATGAAAAACTGCGTTTTGACCGCCTCGTGGAGCTAAATGTGCTCGAACAGGTGAAAAATCTCGCCGAGACTACTATTGTGCAAAAAGCGTGGCATATTGGTAGTGAGCTGCATTTACACGGCTGGGTATTCGGCCTGCACGACGGTCTTATCAAGACGATTATCCATATGCCGCCGGGAACCGAGGTACAGGGAATTAACAAATATGAATTTGACTGA
- the ileS gene encoding isoleucine--tRNA ligase: MKYNEYKNLSYPKIGDEVLQFWKDKKIFDASVETREGAQTFTFFEGPPSANGTPGIHHVMARAIKDIFCRYKTLQGFQVKRKGGWDTHGLPVELQVEKELGITKEDIGKTISVAEYNEKCRQTVMKFTDQWNDLTEKMGYWVDLENPYITYKSEYIESLWNLLKKLYDKGLLYKGYTIQPYSPAAGTGLSSHELNMPGTYKDVKDTTIVAMFKVKTSEALADFPDLDIRILAWTTTPWTLPANSALTVGANITYALVETFNPYTHEPVAVVLAKDLLGKYFSEKGQNGDFEGYAASDKKLLPWRILKEIKGRELDGIEYEQLMPYVQPEAPAFRVILGDFVTTEDGTGVVHTSPTFGADDFRVAQANGIPAIMVKDENGKEVPIVDRRGRFVKEITDYAGRFVKPEYYPEEEQNDPEFRATDVLIAIRLKEEGKAFKVEKYEHPYPHCWRTDKPVLYYPLDSWFIKTTALKDRLVELNKTINWKPESTGTGRFGNWLENLVDWNLSRSRYWGTPLPIWRNDYGDEVCVGSIDQLKDLLEEAIISGHLTREQALHNSEYLQKLEHGDYDLHRPYVDDIVLVSKKGHVMHREPDLIDVWFDSGAMPYAQWHYPFENQEIFNQSYPADFISEGVDQTRGWFFTLHAIAGMLFDSVAFKNVVSTGLVLDKNGNKMSKRLGNAVDPFSTLAQYGPDATRWYMITNAEPWDNLKFNIDGIGEVQRKFFGTLVNTYNFFALYANLDGYEFHEANSVQIEKRTELDRWILSKLNTLIKEVGEQFDDYNPTKAGRLVQDFVTDQLSNWYIRLNRRRFWNPSQDQGTGLTDDKRAAYETLQHCLVTVSQLMSPIAPFFGEWLYKNLTDGDRELAVQHGTDYKYESVHLTYWPKIETEYVDTDLEQSMELAQSISSLVHSIRKGHKLKVRQPLSKILIPVLSDKTKRQIEQVTGIILTEVNVKTVEFVHDDSGILKKKIKPNFKTLGPKFGPKMKEVAAAISAMDEAQIKNIEQNTTITLQAASGAIDIALTDVEIIAEDVPGWLVASEGGLTVALDITVTDELRLEGIARDFVNRVQNLRKDSGFEVTDKIRITLQNNDNLLASAVTANKDYICQEVQALDLNLVTDLNGEATDIEMDEFLLKVKIEVVP; the protein is encoded by the coding sequence ATGAAATACAACGAATATAAAAACCTTAGCTACCCAAAGATCGGTGACGAGGTACTGCAGTTTTGGAAAGACAAAAAAATATTCGACGCTTCTGTGGAAACCCGCGAAGGCGCGCAAACCTTCACCTTTTTTGAGGGGCCGCCTTCTGCCAACGGAACGCCCGGAATTCACCACGTTATGGCGCGGGCGATCAAAGATATTTTTTGCCGGTACAAAACATTACAGGGATTTCAGGTAAAACGCAAAGGCGGCTGGGATACGCACGGTTTGCCTGTTGAATTGCAGGTTGAAAAAGAATTGGGTATCACCAAAGAAGATATCGGGAAGACCATTTCTGTTGCTGAATATAACGAAAAGTGCCGCCAGACGGTCATGAAATTTACCGATCAATGGAATGACCTGACCGAGAAAATGGGCTACTGGGTGGATCTGGAAAATCCATACATTACTTATAAAAGTGAATACATAGAAAGCCTCTGGAACCTGCTTAAAAAGCTGTATGACAAAGGTTTACTTTACAAAGGCTATACGATCCAACCTTATTCCCCCGCAGCAGGTACCGGCCTCTCGTCCCACGAGCTGAATATGCCCGGGACTTACAAGGATGTAAAGGATACCACGATTGTAGCGATGTTTAAGGTTAAAACCTCGGAAGCCTTAGCAGACTTCCCAGACCTGGACATCCGCATACTAGCCTGGACTACAACCCCCTGGACTTTACCCGCCAACTCGGCATTGACAGTTGGCGCGAATATCACCTATGCATTGGTTGAAACCTTCAACCCATACACCCACGAGCCGGTTGCGGTGGTATTGGCCAAGGATTTATTAGGTAAATATTTTAGTGAAAAAGGTCAGAATGGTGACTTCGAAGGTTACGCAGCCAGCGACAAAAAACTGCTACCGTGGCGAATCCTGAAAGAAATCAAAGGCCGCGAGCTGGATGGAATAGAATATGAGCAGTTAATGCCTTACGTGCAGCCAGAGGCACCCGCTTTCCGGGTTATACTGGGCGATTTTGTTACGACCGAAGATGGTACCGGCGTGGTGCATACCTCCCCTACTTTCGGTGCAGACGATTTCCGGGTCGCGCAGGCAAATGGTATCCCGGCAATCATGGTTAAAGATGAGAATGGCAAAGAAGTGCCGATTGTAGATCGTCGTGGCCGTTTTGTAAAAGAAATCACTGATTATGCCGGACGTTTTGTGAAACCTGAATACTATCCGGAAGAAGAGCAAAATGACCCGGAATTCCGCGCTACTGACGTTTTGATAGCGATCAGGCTCAAAGAAGAAGGCAAAGCATTCAAGGTTGAGAAATATGAACACCCCTACCCGCACTGCTGGCGGACTGACAAACCGGTACTCTACTACCCGCTTGACAGCTGGTTTATCAAGACTACCGCTCTGAAAGACAGACTGGTAGAACTAAATAAGACGATTAACTGGAAACCGGAAAGCACCGGAACAGGTCGTTTTGGAAACTGGCTCGAAAATCTGGTTGACTGGAACCTGTCTCGCTCCCGGTATTGGGGAACCCCGCTGCCGATCTGGCGGAATGATTATGGCGACGAAGTGTGTGTAGGTTCGATCGATCAATTGAAAGATTTGCTCGAAGAGGCGATCATCTCCGGACATTTGACACGCGAACAGGCGCTGCATAATTCCGAATATCTGCAAAAACTGGAACACGGAGACTACGACCTGCACAGACCGTACGTAGACGATATTGTATTGGTTTCCAAAAAAGGCCACGTAATGCACAGGGAGCCGGATCTGATCGACGTTTGGTTCGATTCAGGCGCAATGCCTTATGCGCAGTGGCACTATCCGTTTGAAAATCAGGAGATATTTAACCAAAGTTACCCGGCCGATTTTATCTCCGAAGGTGTAGACCAGACGCGCGGCTGGTTCTTCACATTGCACGCGATCGCCGGAATGTTGTTCGATTCGGTTGCATTCAAAAATGTAGTTTCGACAGGTTTGGTTTTGGATAAAAACGGCAATAAAATGTCCAAGCGATTGGGTAATGCTGTCGATCCGTTCTCAACCCTGGCTCAATACGGCCCCGACGCTACGCGCTGGTACATGATCACCAATGCGGAACCGTGGGATAATCTGAAGTTCAATATCGATGGTATTGGTGAAGTGCAGCGTAAATTCTTTGGTACGCTCGTCAATACTTATAATTTCTTCGCACTTTACGCGAACCTGGACGGATACGAGTTCCATGAAGCAAATTCTGTTCAGATCGAAAAACGGACAGAGCTTGACAGATGGATCCTGTCCAAATTGAATACGCTGATCAAGGAAGTTGGGGAGCAGTTTGACGATTATAACCCTACCAAAGCGGGCCGTCTGGTTCAGGATTTTGTGACGGATCAGCTTTCCAACTGGTATATCCGTTTGAATCGCCGCCGGTTCTGGAACCCGTCGCAGGACCAGGGTACCGGCCTGACGGACGATAAAAGGGCTGCCTACGAAACTTTACAGCATTGTTTGGTTACAGTATCGCAACTAATGTCACCGATTGCGCCGTTTTTCGGAGAATGGTTATATAAAAATCTGACTGACGGAGATCGCGAGCTGGCTGTTCAGCATGGTACCGACTACAAATACGAATCAGTGCACCTGACCTATTGGCCGAAGATCGAAACGGAGTATGTTGATACCGATCTGGAACAGTCGATGGAGCTGGCACAATCGATCAGCTCCCTGGTACATTCGATCCGGAAAGGACATAAATTGAAAGTTCGTCAGCCGCTGTCCAAGATCCTGATCCCGGTTTTGAGTGACAAAACAAAACGTCAGATCGAGCAGGTTACGGGTATTATTTTGACAGAGGTTAATGTAAAAACCGTCGAGTTCGTGCACGACGACAGCGGCATTTTGAAAAAGAAGATCAAGCCGAACTTTAAAACACTTGGACCGAAGTTCGGGCCTAAGATGAAAGAAGTGGCTGCTGCTATTTCTGCGATGGATGAGGCTCAGATCAAGAATATTGAGCAAAACACAACCATTACCCTGCAGGCTGCAAGCGGTGCGATTGATATTGCTTTGACGGACGTCGAAATCATTGCGGAAGACGTGCCGGGTTGGCTGGTAGCCAGTGAGGGTGGATTAACCGTCGCACTGGATATCACAGTAACCGACGAGCTGCGCCTGGAAGGCATCGCGCGGGATTTTGTAAACAGGGTTCAAAACCTGCGTAAAGACAGCGGTTTCGAAGTAACTGACAAGATCAGGATCACATTGCAAAACAATGACAACCTGCTCGCCAGCGCAGTCACTGCCAACAAAGACTATATCTGTCAGGAAGTACAGGCACTGGATTTGAATCTGGTAACCGATTTAAATGGAGAGGCAACTGACATTGAAATGGATGAGTTTTTGTTGAAAGTGAAGATTGAAGTGGTTCCGTAA
- a CDS encoding DUF6934 family protein yields the protein MNYEKYPVIANTENNRFEFQSIGKRGVFTKVVFITPLHLNVFNLSLVDYEDATHEYSDISITDNGDMNQVIATVIGLIGMFLNLNPGKSLYFEGSTASRTRLYQIIISKIYDPSSSELVVEGYKNGTWHYFEPNKNYDSFLIKKR from the coding sequence ATGAACTACGAGAAATATCCGGTAATAGCTAACACTGAAAACAATCGGTTTGAATTTCAAAGCATTGGAAAAAGAGGTGTTTTCACAAAAGTGGTGTTCATAACACCGCTTCACCTAAATGTATTCAACCTGTCTCTTGTTGACTACGAGGATGCGACACATGAGTATAGCGATATTAGTATCACTGATAATGGAGACATGAATCAGGTAATCGCAACAGTGATAGGTCTGATAGGTATGTTTTTAAATTTAAATCCGGGCAAATCTTTATATTTCGAGGGTAGCACAGCATCCAGGACAAGGTTATATCAAATTATCATTTCTAAAATATATGACCCGTCGAGCTCGGAATTAGTAGTTGAAGGATATAAAAACGGTACCTGGCATTATTTTGAACCTAATAAGAACTACGACAGTTTTCTAATTAAAAAGCGATAA
- a CDS encoding 3-hydroxyacyl-CoA dehydrogenase, with product MQLQDATALITGGASGLGEATARLFVEAGANVVILDLNETAGLALEHAFSERIRFVKTDVSSETEVLKTIQVAIESFGQLDIVVNCAGVAPARKIVGKSEGIYGPHSFELFEKTIRTNLIGTFNVMRLAAFAMEKNLPNAEGERGVIINTASVAAYDGQMGQVAYAASKGGIVSMTLPVARDLAKSGIRVMAIAPGLFETPLMLGLPEEARLSLGQQIPFPSRLGRPSEYALLAKSIVENPMLNGEVIRLDGAIRMGPK from the coding sequence ATGCAACTACAAGACGCAACTGCATTGATAACGGGCGGGGCTTCCGGATTAGGGGAAGCCACCGCCCGTTTGTTTGTTGAAGCAGGTGCAAATGTGGTAATTCTGGATTTGAATGAAACTGCCGGACTGGCGTTGGAACACGCTTTTTCCGAAAGGATCAGGTTTGTAAAAACCGACGTTTCAAGCGAAACGGAAGTTCTGAAAACGATTCAGGTGGCTATTGAAAGTTTTGGCCAACTTGATATTGTCGTTAACTGCGCCGGCGTCGCTCCTGCGAGAAAAATAGTAGGCAAATCGGAAGGTATTTACGGCCCGCATTCTTTTGAATTATTTGAAAAAACAATCCGCACGAACCTGATCGGCACATTTAACGTCATGCGCTTAGCGGCATTCGCAATGGAAAAAAATTTACCGAATGCAGAGGGCGAGCGGGGCGTGATCATCAATACTGCCTCCGTTGCAGCCTACGATGGACAAATGGGGCAGGTTGCTTATGCAGCGAGTAAAGGTGGGATCGTGAGTATGACTTTGCCCGTCGCCCGAGACCTTGCAAAGTCGGGTATCCGGGTAATGGCAATCGCGCCAGGCTTGTTTGAGACGCCTTTGATGCTCGGATTACCGGAAGAAGCGCGCCTGTCACTAGGGCAGCAGATCCCGTTTCCTTCCCGCCTCGGGCGACCTTCCGAATATGCGTTACTGGCTAAATCAATCGTAGAAAACCCTATGTTGAATGGCGAGGTAATCCGGCTCGACGGCGCAATCAGAATGGGACCCAAATAA
- a CDS encoding DeoR/GlpR family DNA-binding transcription regulator: MLKEERFKVILDRLVNDQKVYLAGLSTILNVSEDTVRRDIKELADQGLLKSVRGGAVPHSPGPHHFRDRISHDKDQKQIIANKALSFLKDGQVVIFDGGTSAMLIAQSLPKDLKITVVTNSFPIASLLEEHGFVEVLFAGGRLLKDSFVTIGNDTVQFLQKFRADICLLGICSIHKELGVTGPDYEESEVKRTMIQSSREVIALATAEKLETAEAFYICPTERLSVIITDQPGGQEAFKMYSDLGIKMV; encoded by the coding sequence ATGTTAAAGGAAGAGCGGTTTAAAGTAATTCTTGATCGTCTTGTCAATGATCAAAAGGTCTATTTGGCCGGGTTGAGTACAATTTTGAATGTGTCTGAGGATACAGTCCGGCGGGATATCAAGGAGTTGGCTGACCAGGGGCTACTGAAATCGGTGCGGGGAGGGGCGGTGCCGCATTCTCCCGGGCCGCATCATTTTCGGGACCGTATTTCTCATGATAAAGATCAAAAGCAGATTATCGCCAACAAGGCGCTATCCTTTTTAAAAGATGGACAAGTCGTCATTTTTGACGGAGGTACTTCTGCAATGCTGATCGCACAATCGCTGCCCAAAGATTTGAAGATCACGGTAGTTACGAACAGCTTTCCGATCGCTTCTTTGCTGGAAGAGCATGGATTTGTAGAGGTGCTTTTTGCCGGCGGCCGACTCTTGAAAGACTCATTTGTGACAATAGGAAATGATACCGTTCAATTCCTGCAAAAGTTCAGGGCCGATATTTGTCTGCTTGGAATTTGCAGCATTCATAAAGAGCTGGGTGTGACGGGGCCCGATTACGAGGAAAGTGAGGTGAAAAGAACGATGATCCAATCTTCACGCGAGGTAATAGCCCTCGCTACCGCGGAAAAACTTGAAACTGCGGAGGCATTTTATATTTGCCCGACTGAGCGGTTGTCTGTCATTATCACCGATCAGCCGGGCGGACAGGAAGCATTTAAAATGTATTCCGATCTTGGAATTAAAATGGTTTAA
- a CDS encoding 5' nucleotidase, NT5C type → MTRKSIAVDMDNVIVDIEMNWINAYEKAFGVRVSRESMIGIPEDQAFPDPIAARSLLYKPGFFRYAPVIGGSQEAILKLQEHFDIFIVSAAMEFPNSLLEKHDWLNEHFPSIHWKNIVFCGDKRVINTDYLIDDHLKNLDYCQGTPILFSAGHNAGIDKYPRVNNWEEVLRLFDAEMAKPAS, encoded by the coding sequence ATGACGAGAAAATCAATAGCAGTAGATATGGACAATGTCATTGTCGACATTGAGATGAATTGGATTAATGCTTATGAAAAAGCATTTGGCGTGAGAGTAAGTCGGGAGTCGATGATTGGAATCCCTGAGGATCAGGCTTTTCCAGATCCTATTGCTGCAAGAAGTTTGCTTTATAAACCTGGCTTTTTCCGATACGCCCCGGTGATTGGCGGTTCGCAGGAAGCAATATTAAAGTTGCAGGAGCATTTCGATATCTTCATCGTCTCCGCCGCAATGGAATTTCCCAATTCGCTTCTGGAAAAACATGACTGGCTAAACGAGCACTTCCCATCAATCCACTGGAAAAATATCGTTTTCTGCGGAGATAAACGTGTGATCAACACAGACTACCTGATCGACGATCACCTGAAAAACCTCGATTACTGCCAGGGGACACCAATTCTCTTCTCCGCAGGACATAATGCAGGGATCGATAAATATCCCAGGGTAAATAATTGGGAAGAGGTACTGAGATTGTTTGATGCAGAAATGGCAAAACCTGCGTCCTGA
- a CDS encoding type II toxin-antitoxin system RelE/ParE family toxin, translating to MSVYNIEFLESAEIELLETFEYYNTQQAGLGQRFVKELSHYLDSIADNPYKYALKYNNPFRFTPLKVFPYLIAYWIDIEDNRIYVASIFHTSRNPRKFEDLRL from the coding sequence ATGAGCGTTTATAACATCGAATTTCTCGAAAGTGCCGAAATAGAACTTTTAGAAACATTCGAATATTACAACACGCAGCAGGCCGGGTTGGGACAAAGATTTGTCAAAGAGCTCTCTCATTATCTGGACTCTATTGCTGACAACCCCTACAAGTACGCCTTAAAATACAATAACCCGTTTCGTTTCACCCCTCTTAAAGTTTTCCCCTATCTGATTGCGTATTGGATAGATATCGAAGATAACAGGATTTACGTCGCTTCAATATTCCATACAAGCAGAAATCCCAGGAAATTTGAAGATCTAAGACTATAA
- the uvrB gene encoding excinuclease ABC subunit UvrB, translated as MNFELTSEYQPTGDQPVAIDQLVQGIEAGEPAQTLLGVTGSGKTFTIANVVSRVHKPTLVLSHNKTLAAQLYGEFKQFFPTNAVEYFISYYDYYQPEAFISTTNTYIEKDLMINQEIEKLRLHTVSSLMSGRRDVIVVASVSCIYGAGNPNEYKKSIVSAKLGDVVSRNQFLFRLVEILYSRTELEFTRSTFRVKGDTVDVYPGYADFAYRFIFFGDEIEEIQRIEPETGKKISSEKAVAIFPANLFVTGRDVLTQSIKEIQDDLAMQIKYFTAEGRLAEAERVKERTEFDMEMMRELGYCSGIENYSRYFDRRLPGQRPFCLLDYFPDDFLMVVDESHVTMPQIRAMWGGDRSRKEALVEYGFRLPSALDNRPLTFQEFEDMTPQTIFVSATPAEYELRKSEGVVVEQIIRPTGLLDPEIEVRPSLNQIDDLLEETTKRIKMGDRVLITTLTKRMAEELSKYLDRVGIKCRYIHSEVKALDRVEILRELRLGVFDVLVGVNLLREGLDLPEVSLVAIMDADKEGFLRDTRSMIQTIGRAARNDRGKVIMYADVMTGSMQLAIDETNRRRSIQMEYNIENGIVPKTILKSREAIMEQTSVADSKVRKVYVEPTEIRIAADPVVQYMGKSDLQKLIAETQRKMEAAAKDMDFLEAARLRDELLQLKDRAKQEA; from the coding sequence ATGAACTTCGAACTCACTTCCGAATACCAACCTACGGGCGATCAGCCCGTTGCAATCGATCAACTTGTTCAGGGAATAGAGGCGGGAGAACCGGCACAGACACTCCTCGGTGTGACCGGCTCCGGTAAAACCTTTACGATAGCCAACGTAGTTTCCCGCGTTCATAAGCCTACCCTGGTATTAAGCCACAACAAAACCCTGGCGGCGCAGCTTTACGGTGAATTCAAGCAGTTTTTTCCTACCAATGCGGTAGAATATTTCATCAGCTACTACGACTACTACCAGCCGGAAGCATTCATTTCTACGACCAATACTTACATTGAAAAGGACCTGATGATTAATCAGGAGATAGAAAAGCTGCGTTTGCATACTGTTTCTTCTCTGATGAGCGGGCGGCGGGATGTGATCGTGGTGGCTTCCGTTTCGTGTATATACGGTGCAGGGAACCCCAATGAATATAAGAAGAGTATTGTCAGTGCAAAGCTGGGCGATGTTGTAAGTCGCAATCAATTTCTGTTCAGGTTGGTGGAAATACTTTACAGCCGCACGGAGCTTGAATTTACCCGAAGTACATTTCGCGTGAAAGGAGATACCGTGGACGTTTATCCGGGTTATGCGGATTTCGCGTACCGGTTCATATTTTTTGGCGATGAGATTGAGGAAATACAGCGAATTGAACCAGAGACAGGCAAAAAAATATCTTCGGAAAAGGCGGTTGCTATTTTTCCAGCTAACCTTTTCGTCACCGGGCGGGATGTGTTGACGCAATCTATCAAAGAAATTCAGGACGATCTGGCTATGCAGATCAAGTATTTTACCGCTGAGGGAAGGTTAGCTGAGGCGGAACGCGTGAAGGAGCGGACGGAGTTTGATATGGAAATGATGCGCGAGCTCGGTTACTGCTCGGGTATTGAAAACTACTCCCGCTACTTTGACCGCCGTTTGCCGGGGCAGCGTCCTTTTTGTCTGCTGGATTATTTCCCGGACGATTTTTTGATGGTTGTGGATGAAAGTCACGTCACGATGCCACAGATCCGCGCGATGTGGGGCGGCGACCGGTCGCGTAAAGAGGCGCTGGTGGAATACGGTTTCAGGCTGCCTTCTGCATTGGATAACCGGCCACTTACTTTCCAGGAATTCGAGGACATGACACCCCAAACGATTTTTGTGAGCGCTACACCCGCCGAATATGAGTTAAGAAAGTCGGAAGGAGTTGTAGTAGAGCAGATTATTCGTCCAACCGGCTTGCTGGATCCTGAAATAGAAGTCAGGCCAAGTCTGAACCAGATCGACGATCTTCTGGAAGAAACAACCAAAAGGATAAAAATGGGTGACCGGGTGCTGATCACCACTCTGACCAAAAGGATGGCCGAGGAACTGAGCAAGTACCTGGACCGCGTGGGAATTAAATGCCGCTACATTCACTCGGAAGTAAAAGCATTGGACCGGGTGGAGATATTGCGGGAGCTTCGCCTGGGTGTTTTTGATGTGCTGGTAGGAGTGAACCTGCTGCGGGAAGGGCTCGATTTGCCCGAAGTGTCGCTGGTAGCCATTATGGATGCTGATAAGGAAGGTTTTCTGAGAGATACCCGCTCGATGATCCAGACAATCGGCCGCGCTGCGCGGAATGACCGTGGGAAAGTGATTATGTACGCGGATGTAATGACAGGCTCCATGCAGCTGGCGATCGACGAAACCAATCGCCGCCGCAGCATTCAGATGGAATATAATATCGAAAACGGTATTGTTCCTAAAACAATCCTGAAATCCAGGGAAGCGATCATGGAACAGACTTCCGTTGCCGATTCCAAGGTGCGTAAAGTATATGTAGAACCAACCGAAATTCGAATTGCCGCCGATCCGGTTGTTCAGTATATGGGTAAAAGTGACCTGCAAAAACTAATCGCCGAGACGCAAAGAAAAATGGAGGCTGCCGCGAAGGATATGGACTTCCTCGAAGCCGCCAGACTACGTGACGAGCTGTTGCAATTGAAGGACCGGGCGAAGCAGGAGGCGTAA
- a CDS encoding cupin-like domain-containing protein: MKLVPIEKRSGLTREEFIENYLKPSRPVVFTDLAKDWPAVQKWTFDWLRENHGDLDVPLVDKHLHDADKYFQIAKTMKFGEYLSLIEKGPTDLRIFLFDIFKKIPELADDIRFPTIMDGFLKSYKFVFFGGQDSITSLHYDMDCSNVFLTQFQTRKQVILFSPEESRRLYHHPFTVMSKVDPLNPDYERFPALKGAVGHETTLLHGETIFIPSLWWHHIRYVDGGFSLALRANNSIFTAVRGGMNLVRHTFVDKSMTKLLGLGWQHWKEKKAVENAESVLRQQA, from the coding sequence ATGAAATTAGTGCCAATAGAAAAGCGCAGCGGTCTTACCCGTGAGGAATTTATCGAGAATTACCTGAAACCGAGCCGGCCGGTCGTTTTCACCGATCTGGCAAAAGATTGGCCAGCGGTTCAGAAATGGACATTTGACTGGTTGAGGGAAAATCACGGCGATCTGGATGTACCGCTGGTTGACAAGCACCTGCACGATGCCGATAAATATTTTCAGATAGCGAAAACCATGAAGTTCGGCGAGTATCTGTCGCTGATCGAGAAGGGGCCGACCGACCTGCGTATCTTCCTTTTTGATATTTTCAAAAAGATCCCCGAGCTCGCAGATGACATCCGTTTTCCGACCATTATGGACGGATTTTTAAAATCATACAAGTTTGTATTCTTCGGAGGTCAGGATTCTATCACCAGCCTGCACTATGATATGGATTGCTCCAATGTGTTCCTGACCCAGTTTCAGACACGCAAGCAGGTCATTTTGTTTTCTCCTGAGGAAAGCCGCAGGCTATATCACCACCCATTCACAGTAATGAGCAAAGTGGATCCGCTCAATCCTGATTATGAGCGTTTTCCTGCATTAAAAGGAGCGGTAGGGCATGAAACGACGTTGCTTCACGGTGAAACGATCTTCATTCCGTCTCTGTGGTGGCACCATATCCGCTACGTTGACGGAGGTTTCAGCCTTGCTTTGAGAGCAAACAACTCAATCTTCACAGCGGTAAGAGGCGGTATGAACCTAGTTCGTCACACATTCGTCGACAAAAGTATGACCAAGCTACTCGGTCTTGGCTGGCAGCACTGGAAAGAGAAAAAAGCAGTAGAAAATGCCGAAAGTGTGCTGAGACAACAGGCATAA
- a CDS encoding helix-turn-helix domain-containing protein, whose product MQYYTILPPPDLAPFVRCFWVLEHEVSSEKPYFHKTLADACAELVFHYKGTFDEIDRSGKTSPSFTAGLTGPTSLYRRFRISENFGIFGVYLYPFAVPAMFAIPATETVNEMPDLYSILGKMGSDLEEKMTLAENNQARIAIMCRFMRGCLQRNARPEPAAFSMISQIIQSNGLTSVTELAERNALSTRQFERKFKAFSGFSPKLFSRIIRFHAAMNSYGDQQKSLTEIAYEAGYYDQSHFIHDFKTFSGEHPGTYFSGNSEATEYRDV is encoded by the coding sequence ATGCAGTATTACACCATTCTACCACCACCGGATCTGGCGCCTTTTGTGCGATGTTTCTGGGTGCTGGAACACGAAGTTTCCTCCGAAAAACCCTATTTCCATAAGACGCTGGCAGACGCGTGCGCGGAACTGGTATTTCACTACAAAGGTACTTTCGACGAAATAGACAGATCTGGCAAAACATCCCCTTCTTTCACAGCCGGCCTCACCGGGCCGACTTCACTTTACAGAAGGTTCAGGATCAGCGAGAACTTCGGCATTTTTGGCGTTTACCTCTATCCTTTTGCTGTGCCTGCCATGTTTGCAATTCCGGCAACTGAAACTGTTAATGAAATGCCCGACCTGTACAGTATTTTAGGAAAGATGGGCTCGGACCTGGAAGAAAAAATGACGCTGGCAGAGAATAACCAGGCGAGAATAGCAATCATGTGCCGGTTTATGCGCGGTTGCCTGCAACGAAACGCCCGGCCCGAGCCCGCTGCATTCTCGATGATCAGCCAGATTATTCAAAGTAACGGACTTACCAGCGTTACCGAACTTGCAGAGCGCAATGCATTATCCACCAGGCAGTTTGAAAGAAAATTCAAAGCTTTCTCGGGATTCAGTCCGAAGCTTTTTTCACGCATTATAAGATTTCATGCCGCTATGAATTCGTATGGAGACCAGCAAAAATCACTAACCGAAATCGCTTATGAGGCTGGTTACTACGATCAATCGCACTTTATTCATGATTTCAAAACTTTTTCGGGCGAACACCCGGGCACCTATTTTTCGGGCAATTCTGAGGCTACCGAGTATCGCGATGTATAA